Proteins from a single region of Pithys albifrons albifrons isolate INPA30051 chromosome 12, PitAlb_v1, whole genome shotgun sequence:
- the SDR42E1 gene encoding short-chain dehydrogenase/reductase family 42E member 1, translated as MEPGNTAKERVLITGGGGYFGFRLGCAIYQKGVDVILFDVVKPLQAMPEGIKFMQGDICCLSEVEEALRDVICVFHIASYGMSGREQLNRKLIEDVNVKGTENVIQACKSTGVSSLVYTSTYNVIFGGQIIENGDESLPYLPLHLHPDHYSRTKSLAEMKVLEANGAELGNGKGVLRTCALRPAGIYGPGEQRHLPRIVSYIERGLFKFVYGDPLSLVEFVHVDNLVQAHILACEALKASKQHIAAGQAYFISDGRPVNNFEFFRPLVEGLGYKFPTCRLPLSLVYFFAFLTEVVHFLVGHIYNFQPLLTRTEVYKTGVTHYFSMEKARKELGYEPQQYSLNEVVEWFRSQGCGAKPRNYTVMQLVRDGGLLLLLIAVMVSWFPSAVTFSL; from the exons ATGGAACCAGGAAACACTGCCAAGGAAAGAGTCCTCATTACTGGTGGAGGTGGTTATTTTGGCTTCCG TTTAGGTTGTGCCATATATCAAAAGGGAGTTGATGTGATTCTCTTTGATGTTGTGAAGCCACTTCAAGCCATGCCAGAGGGAATAAAGTTCATGCAGGGGGATATCTGTTGCCTGTCTGAAGTGGAAGAGGCTCTCAGAGATGTAATCTGTGTATTCCATATCGCTTCCTATGGAATGtcagggagggagcagctgaaCCGAAAACTTATAGAAGATGTTAAtgtgaaaggaacagaaaatgtcATCCAAGCCTGCAAGAGCACAGGAGTGTCGAGTCTGGTTTATACAAGTACATACAACGTGATATTTGGAGGCCAGATTATAGAAAATGGGGACGAGTCTCTGCCTTACCTACCTCTTCACCTCCATCCTGATCACTACTCCCGAACCAAATCTTTAGCTGAAATGAAGGTGCTGGAGGCAAATGGTGCTGAGCTTGGAAATGGGAAAGGTGTCTTAAGGACTTGTGCTCTTCGACCAGCGGGTATCTACGGGCCTGGAGAACAGAGACACCTTCCAAGAATAGTCAGTTACATTGAAAGGGGACTGTTTAAATTTGTCTATGGAGATCCTCTCAGTTTGGTAGAATTTGTGCACGTAGACAACCTGGTTCAGGCCCATATCCTTGCCTGTGAGGCCCTCAAAGCCAGCAAGCAGCACATCGCTGCAGGCCAAGcctattttatttctgatggCAGGCCTGTAAACAACTTTGAATTTTTCCGACCGTTAGTGGAAGGTTTGGGTTACAAGTTCCCAACCTGTcgcctccctctctcccttgtCTATTTTTTTGCATTCCTTACTGAAGTAGTTCATTTTCTTGTAGGACACATTTATAATTTTCAGCCCCTCTTGACTCGCACAGAGGTTTACAAAACTGGTGTCACTCATTATTTCAGTATGGAGAAGgccaggaaggagctgggctATGAGCCTCAGCAGTACAGCCTGAATGAAGTGGTGGAGTGGTTTAGATCCCAGGGGTGTGGAGCAAAGCCAAGAAATTATACCGTTATGCAGCTTGTTAGGGATGGAgggctgcttttgctgctgattGCTGTGATGGTCTCATGGTTTCCATCTGCAGTTACATTTTCACTCTAA